Proteins found in one Paenibacillus sp. FSL R10-2782 genomic segment:
- a CDS encoding MBL fold metallo-hydrolase, with protein sequence MNTTTGINAMTAQELTKIILNKEHLFIVDVRNESDFNNWKVEGEQIEIINLPYFDLLDGVDHVLEQIPDNEPVLVICAKEGSSIFVAEQLVAAGRTQLFYLQGGMKSWSEYLAPVKVAELQNGGELFQFVRIGKGCLSYMIISEGEAAVVDTLRMTDIYEQFAREKGALITHTIDTHLHADHISGGKKLAESVGATYWLPSKDAEELTFDYAKLEDGHAITVGNTTINIQPIYSPGHTIGSTSLIVDQQYLLTGDILFIQSIGRPDLAGKAEDWVGDLHTTLYTRYKDLPEDLIVLPAHFGSITELGKGGKVSARLADIYQTNPGLSLQSETEFRNRVTANLPEHPNAYQEIRQTNMGKITPTEEEQRDMEMGPNRCAIHDH encoded by the coding sequence ATGAATACGACAACAGGAATCAACGCCATGACAGCGCAGGAATTGACTAAAATCATTTTAAATAAAGAACATCTCTTTATTGTAGATGTCCGCAACGAAAGTGATTTTAACAATTGGAAGGTGGAGGGCGAACAGATTGAGATTATCAACCTTCCGTATTTCGATTTGCTGGATGGCGTTGACCATGTACTGGAGCAAATTCCCGATAATGAACCCGTGTTAGTCATCTGCGCCAAGGAAGGTTCTTCTATATTTGTCGCAGAACAGTTGGTTGCAGCCGGCCGGACCCAACTATTTTACCTTCAAGGAGGGATGAAAAGCTGGAGTGAATATTTGGCGCCTGTCAAAGTTGCTGAACTACAGAATGGCGGAGAACTATTTCAATTCGTTCGAATCGGCAAAGGCTGTCTTTCCTACATGATCATTTCCGAAGGAGAAGCGGCTGTCGTGGATACACTGCGGATGACGGATATTTACGAACAATTTGCCCGCGAAAAAGGAGCCCTAATCACACATACGATAGACACTCATCTACATGCAGATCATATCTCGGGAGGCAAAAAGCTGGCGGAGAGCGTAGGGGCAACCTATTGGCTGCCCTCCAAAGACGCTGAAGAGCTGACCTTTGATTATGCCAAGCTGGAAGATGGTCATGCCATTACGGTTGGTAACACAACGATTAACATCCAGCCGATTTACTCTCCTGGTCACACCATCGGCAGCACATCCCTCATTGTGGATCAACAATATCTGCTGACCGGAGACATTTTGTTCATTCAATCCATTGGCCGTCCAGATTTGGCGGGGAAAGCGGAGGATTGGGTTGGCGACCTGCACACCACACTTTATACCCGTTACAAGGATTTGCCGGAGGATTTGATCGTACTTCCTGCGCATTTTGGCAGCATCACGGAGCTGGGTAAAGGGGGTAAAGTTTCGGCACGATTAGCAGACATTTACCAGACGAATCCGGGTTTAAGCCTGCAAAGTGAGACTGAATTCAGGAATAGAGTGACTGCTAACTTACCAGAACACCCTAATGCCTATCAAGAAATTCGGCAGACCAATATGGGAAAAATTACACCCACGGAAGAAGAACAGC